A single genomic interval of Limnochordia bacterium harbors:
- a CDS encoding cell wall hydrolase, giving the protein MSEKKALTVFVLAAICVQIMVGPIVHAQQNTLTGYVTCSESNLPLKTGSVSIGNEKANIRNGRFSLQDLPTGAFEMEVEGPYRKVYSKTITIKRGKNHMDLTIPSQFSDNEIQLLARIAHAEAEGEGFQGQAAVAATVLNRVKSPKYPASVPEVVYQRINGIYQYSPVGDGRINLPAGQEALKAAHLALAGEDPTFGATGFFNPQKTADGWVRQHKVTTTIGGHVFFSY; this is encoded by the coding sequence TTGTCCGAAAAAAAGGCTTTAACTGTCTTTGTATTGGCAGCTATATGTGTGCAAATAATGGTTGGACCAATAGTCCATGCACAACAGAATACGCTTACAGGATATGTAACATGCAGCGAGTCAAATCTGCCGTTAAAGACGGGTTCAGTATCCATTGGAAACGAAAAGGCTAATATCCGGAATGGGAGATTCAGCCTTCAGGATCTCCCAACAGGTGCTTTCGAAATGGAGGTTGAAGGCCCCTATCGAAAAGTCTATAGCAAGACAATCACAATTAAGCGGGGGAAAAACCATATGGACTTGACCATACCGAGCCAGTTTAGTGACAACGAAATTCAGCTGTTAGCCCGCATTGCACATGCCGAAGCTGAAGGCGAGGGATTTCAAGGCCAAGCAGCTGTAGCAGCCACAGTGTTGAATCGGGTAAAGAGCCCGAAATATCCGGCTAGCGTTCCGGAGGTTGTCTACCAAAGAATAAATGGGATTTACCAGTATAGTCCTGTGGGTGATGGCAGGATTAATCTACCCGCAGGGCAAGAAGCACTCAAAGCCGCGCATCTTGCCCTCGCCGGCGAAGATCCAACCTTTGGAGCTACCGGCTTTTTCAACCCACAGAAAACCGCCGATGGGTGGGTACGTCAACACAAGGTGACTACCACCATCGGCGGACATGTCTTCTTTAGCTATTAA
- a CDS encoding Gfo/Idh/MocA family oxidoreductase — protein sequence MIRIGLAGCSGHYSSALDVIAKDPELRLVGFAKTHPLEETARAHKHPAFQNHTRTCVSIEELLEQELDLLIVDAIYGLHGSICLQAAKRGIGIYCEKPVATSLEELELLERLVTEYELPFGCMLDTRTHPLVQQAKVLIHQGAIGEVALAYGQKTYRFGRRPSWYNDPLLYGGTILWVAIHAIDWTRYVTGKEFSQVQAHSQNLLPDYPNLDSSGTLQFEFVQGGSAVISYDFFRPLSARTHGDDRLRIVGTKGSVEARLDEGFFELVTDSPPTAHFDDDTSMFTRFAAYLKGQAPAPIQAWDIFETTRWALCAQLSTKLNQPIKR from the coding sequence ATGATTAGAATCGGTCTTGCGGGTTGTTCGGGTCACTATAGTTCGGCCTTAGATGTAATTGCCAAGGATCCAGAGCTTCGCTTAGTTGGCTTTGCCAAAACTCACCCTCTCGAAGAGACCGCCAGAGCGCATAAACACCCAGCTTTCCAAAACCATACAAGGACTTGTGTTTCCATCGAGGAGCTTTTGGAGCAGGAGCTGGATCTGCTCATTGTTGATGCCATTTACGGTCTCCATGGGAGCATTTGTCTTCAGGCAGCCAAGAGGGGTATCGGGATCTATTGCGAAAAACCCGTTGCAACCAGTCTCGAGGAACTAGAGCTTTTGGAGCGTCTTGTTACCGAGTATGAGCTCCCCTTCGGATGTATGCTAGATACCAGGACCCATCCTTTGGTACAGCAGGCAAAGGTACTCATACACCAGGGGGCAATCGGTGAAGTAGCCCTCGCCTATGGCCAAAAAACCTATAGGTTCGGTCGTCGCCCTTCCTGGTACAACGACCCACTCCTGTACGGTGGTACTATCCTGTGGGTGGCCATCCATGCCATTGATTGGACTAGGTATGTTACCGGGAAGGAGTTCTCCCAGGTCCAAGCCCACTCCCAGAACCTCCTACCGGACTATCCTAATCTGGATAGCTCAGGCACATTGCAGTTTGAGTTTGTACAAGGCGGCAGCGCAGTTATCTCCTATGACTTTTTCCGTCCCCTTTCCGCCAGGACCCATGGGGATGATCGACTTCGCATCGTCGGAACCAAAGGTAGCGTTGAAGCAAGACTTGATGAGGGTTTCTTTGAACTGGTCACCGACAGTCCGCCAACAGCCCACTTTGATGATGATACCTCGATGTTTACCAGGTTCGCAGCCTACCTTAAAGGCCAGGCTCCTGCTCCCATCCAGGCTTGGGATATCTTTGAGACAACCCGGTGGGCCCTGTGTGCTCAGTTATCTACAAAACTTAACCAGCCCATAAAACGTTAA
- a CDS encoding transcriptional repressor: MVDVLDSVFSKLKSMGYRITNQRKYILEVLAKTKGKLTAQEVHERVSAYLPQVSLDTVYRNLTLLGELGIVDQMYLGDKVARFVLQSSKEHHHHLVCVRCGRFCCVDICPMEDLIAKVAKEQGFEVTGHSFEVYGVCADCR; the protein is encoded by the coding sequence ATGGTGGATGTGCTAGATAGTGTTTTCTCCAAGTTGAAGAGCATGGGGTATCGGATTACAAACCAGCGAAAGTATATCCTAGAAGTGTTGGCAAAGACCAAGGGTAAACTGACTGCCCAAGAGGTGCATGAGAGGGTTAGTGCCTATTTACCCCAGGTCAGCTTGGATACCGTGTACCGCAATCTTACCCTTTTAGGGGAACTGGGGATAGTTGATCAAATGTACCTGGGGGATAAGGTAGCACGCTTTGTTCTTCAGTCCAGTAAGGAGCATCACCATCACTTGGTCTGTGTGCGGTGCGGACGTTTTTGCTGTGTAGATATTTGCCCGATGGAAGATTTGATCGCCAAAGTGGCCAAGGAGCAGGGCTTTGAGGTCACAGGTCATTCCTTTGAGGTCTATGGTGTATGTGCAGATTGTAGATGA
- a CDS encoding folate family ECF transporter S component, which produces MSNYSKYRTTHLVIGSLLSALSIVATRFLSFQVFIGGIGAVRLGFGPLPIIFAGLLLGPLWGGAVGFIADTLGFFVNPMGGGFLPPITLIAILRGVIPGLLVKVCSRRGKRDALGTVLAIALTQVITGLVLTPLVLWRFLGVPLIANVPIRLAAQVILIPVYSIVSLSVMKSMSLLNNSTMQER; this is translated from the coding sequence ATGTCAAATTACTCGAAGTACCGAACTACCCATTTAGTAATTGGCTCCTTACTTTCCGCTCTCAGCATTGTTGCGACCCGGTTTTTGTCCTTTCAGGTTTTCATCGGCGGAATAGGTGCCGTTCGTCTCGGATTCGGTCCCTTGCCAATTATTTTTGCCGGCTTACTACTAGGTCCCCTGTGGGGAGGGGCTGTTGGGTTTATTGCCGACACCTTAGGGTTTTTCGTTAACCCCATGGGAGGAGGTTTTCTGCCGCCTATTACCCTCATTGCTATTCTCCGCGGAGTCATCCCAGGGTTGCTTGTCAAAGTCTGCTCCCGACGGGGTAAACGTGATGCATTAGGAACTGTCCTGGCCATCGCATTAACCCAAGTGATCACAGGGCTTGTCCTTACACCATTAGTGCTATGGCGCTTTTTGGGTGTACCGCTCATCGCCAATGTACCTATCCGGCTAGCCGCACAGGTGATTCTCATACCGGTGTATAGTATTGTGTCTTTGTCGGTGATGAAGTCTATGTCTTTGTTGAACAACTCTACCATGCAGGAAAGATAG
- a CDS encoding TIGR00266 family protein, with the protein MEYEISGKVMQAVTLKLTSGETVVTQAGGMTWMTDNFRMETNMSGGLFGGLKRAFSGESMFLTRYTCAGYEGQIAFSAGFPGNIVPLHLQPGQQVVCQKGAFLCSEDTVKLDMHFRKKLAGGLFGGEGFILQTLTGPGLAFLEIDGEVIERNLEPGEVIKVDTGHVAIFEPSVSFDVEMVKGLSNWFFGGEYFFAVLRGPGRVWLQTMPVINLAQKIMPFIPDHSN; encoded by the coding sequence ATGGAGTACGAAATCAGTGGAAAAGTGATGCAGGCGGTCACCCTGAAACTGACCTCCGGTGAAACCGTGGTTACCCAAGCCGGGGGCATGACTTGGATGACGGACAATTTCCGCATGGAGACGAATATGTCTGGTGGCCTATTCGGCGGACTAAAACGAGCCTTCTCCGGTGAGTCCATGTTCCTTACCCGCTATACCTGTGCAGGATATGAAGGGCAAATTGCTTTCTCCGCTGGTTTTCCAGGAAACATCGTTCCTTTACATTTGCAGCCCGGACAACAGGTAGTCTGTCAAAAGGGCGCCTTTTTGTGCAGCGAAGACACGGTTAAACTTGATATGCACTTTCGGAAAAAATTGGCCGGTGGGCTCTTTGGGGGAGAAGGTTTCATCCTGCAAACCCTAACCGGACCAGGACTAGCATTCCTTGAGATTGATGGAGAGGTCATAGAGAGGAACCTAGAACCAGGAGAAGTAATCAAGGTGGATACTGGCCATGTGGCCATTTTTGAACCTTCGGTTAGTTTTGATGTGGAGATGGTCAAGGGGCTTTCCAACTGGTTTTTTGGCGGTGAGTACTTCTTTGCAGTCCTGCGGGGCCCCGGACGAGTCTGGCTGCAGACGATGCCCGTAATTAACCTAGCACAGAAAATTATGCCTTTCATACCAGATCATAGTAACTAG
- a CDS encoding Gfo/Idh/MocA family oxidoreductase codes for MSSKVKIGVIGTGSISQVHIDSYLRNPDVEIVGLCDINEDRVKAVGKRIGVDNCFTEVDDLLNLELDGVSVCTWNDSHAELSIKALEAGCNVLCEKPAALNAKQALQMQEASRKTGKLLQIGFVRRYSTHVEMFKYFQQQGLMGDLYYGTARCMRRCGNPGGWFMDKSRSGGGPLIDLGVHMVDLAWYLAGKPNPLAVSAVTFGRIGFRDNIKGYDWYKSMDQDVDVSTVEDQAVALIRFEGGFALNLDVSFDQHIKEDVIDVNIYGNRGGFALYPHAEFFTGFGPYLADLQPKVKPEDFGGMFRGEINHFVNCIQGKEQCISTIDDGLVVMKILDAVYRSAEQGKEVPVE; via the coding sequence ATGTCTAGCAAAGTCAAAATCGGGGTCATCGGTACGGGTTCGATCAGTCAGGTGCACATCGATAGTTACTTAAGAAACCCTGATGTAGAAATTGTGGGTCTATGTGACATCAATGAAGACAGGGTGAAAGCGGTAGGCAAACGGATCGGTGTTGATAATTGCTTTACTGAGGTAGATGATCTTCTGAATCTGGAGCTTGATGGGGTCAGCGTTTGTACCTGGAATGATTCCCATGCGGAGCTATCCATCAAAGCCTTAGAAGCCGGTTGTAATGTCCTTTGTGAGAAGCCTGCTGCCTTAAACGCGAAGCAAGCCCTGCAGATGCAAGAGGCCTCGCGGAAAACCGGCAAGCTCTTGCAGATTGGGTTCGTTCGCCGCTACAGCACTCATGTGGAAATGTTCAAGTACTTCCAACAACAAGGGTTAATGGGCGATCTTTACTACGGTACTGCCAGGTGTATGCGTCGGTGTGGTAATCCGGGGGGATGGTTTATGGATAAATCCCGTTCTGGTGGAGGCCCCCTGATTGACCTAGGGGTGCACATGGTTGACTTGGCGTGGTATCTCGCCGGAAAACCAAATCCATTGGCTGTGAGTGCCGTTACCTTTGGACGTATTGGTTTTCGAGACAATATTAAAGGGTATGATTGGTACAAGTCGATGGATCAAGACGTGGATGTATCTACGGTGGAAGATCAGGCGGTGGCCTTGATTCGTTTCGAGGGTGGTTTTGCCCTAAACCTTGATGTTAGTTTCGATCAACATATCAAGGAAGACGTTATTGACGTCAATATCTATGGGAATCGAGGAGGCTTCGCCCTATATCCCCATGCGGAGTTCTTCACTGGATTTGGTCCCTATCTGGCCGACTTGCAGCCGAAAGTAAAGCCGGAGGATTTTGGCGGGATGTTCCGTGGCGAGATCAACCATTTTGTCAACTGCATTCAAGGTAAGGAACAGTGTATCAGTACCATTGATGATGGTCTAGTTGTAATGAAGATCCTTGATGCGGTCTATCGCTCTGCTGAGCAAGGCAAAGAGGTGCCTGTCGAATAA
- a CDS encoding cadmium resistance transporter, translating to MTQDLITAIVAFVATNIDEMLVLTALFSQTNGSTFKTVNVVLGQYLGFAVLTCLSILASFGILVVPTPWIGLLGLVPLYEGIKMLGRLFRPSSQDEPSSGLDNVINSKKGRLASALSHSATYQVAAIAIGNGSDNVAVYIPLFTGSNGATIVLITITFSVLVALWCLISYRLVQNRVGAALFAKYGDWITPLVLIGLGTFILISHGTVAILLHNVRP from the coding sequence ATGACTCAAGACTTGATCACTGCAATAGTGGCTTTTGTTGCTACCAATATAGATGAAATGCTCGTTCTAACGGCCCTGTTCTCACAGACCAATGGGTCGACGTTTAAAACTGTTAACGTAGTATTGGGGCAGTATCTCGGGTTTGCTGTCTTAACCTGCTTAAGTATACTTGCTTCCTTCGGGATCCTTGTTGTCCCGACGCCGTGGATCGGATTGCTAGGCCTGGTCCCACTCTATGAAGGTATTAAGATGCTTGGGCGGCTGTTTCGACCTTCATCGCAGGATGAACCCTCGAGCGGTTTAGACAACGTTATCAACTCCAAGAAAGGTAGATTAGCGTCGGCACTTTCCCATAGTGCCACCTATCAGGTGGCCGCCATTGCAATAGGAAATGGTAGTGATAACGTTGCTGTGTATATCCCTCTTTTCACCGGAAGCAATGGAGCAACTATAGTTCTCATAACCATCACATTTTCTGTGTTAGTCGCCCTCTGGTGTTTGATTAGCTATAGACTAGTGCAAAACAGGGTCGGTGCCGCTCTGTTTGCCAAATACGGCGATTGGATAACCCCCCTTGTCCTCATCGGTCTGGGCACCTTCATCCTCATCAGTCATGGCACCGTGGCGATACTTTTACACAATGTGAGGCCCTAG
- a CDS encoding zinc ABC transporter substrate-binding protein, with translation MSIVLISASVIFLLAFSCTASQLKIGASIFPVYDYLSNVADEASIQLILPPGTDPHHYELGPKDIIKLKELDLVFYVGLGVEYWLENPLKLLDAERVICLSEGLVTSEKGALSTAVDYHIWLDPVIAGQMVEKIRDVLITVDPGNKEEYIKTTARYVAELEKLHQEYQKALGPWLGQTMIVSHAAFGYLAERYGLTQLAVTGVSAEDQPSARKLADLVKQARKMHCKAIFYEPWGEQKTMGLLAGELGVTPLELHPLGTIMPQELGQRTYLSIMRDNLQSLVKGFSGGK, from the coding sequence ATGAGTATTGTGTTGATCTCTGCATCCGTCATCTTCTTGTTGGCATTTAGCTGTACGGCGAGCCAATTGAAAATTGGGGCCAGTATTTTCCCCGTTTACGACTATCTCAGCAATGTAGCTGATGAGGCCTCGATACAGTTAATCCTACCGCCGGGCACAGATCCCCATCACTACGAACTAGGACCGAAGGACATTATTAAACTCAAGGAACTGGATTTGGTTTTCTATGTTGGTCTTGGTGTGGAATACTGGCTTGAAAACCCCTTGAAGCTCTTGGACGCGGAGCGAGTCATTTGCCTGAGTGAGGGGTTAGTAACGAGCGAAAAAGGCGCTCTCAGTACTGCGGTTGATTATCATATTTGGCTAGATCCAGTGATTGCTGGTCAAATGGTGGAGAAGATTAGGGATGTTCTAATTACAGTCGACCCGGGGAACAAAGAAGAGTATATAAAGACTACGGCGCGTTATGTGGCGGAGTTAGAGAAGCTGCATCAAGAGTATCAGAAGGCTTTAGGTCCTTGGCTAGGTCAGACGATGATCGTATCCCATGCAGCCTTTGGTTATCTAGCAGAACGCTATGGTTTGACCCAATTAGCTGTAACTGGTGTATCCGCGGAGGATCAGCCCTCAGCTCGGAAACTAGCTGATCTAGTTAAACAGGCTCGTAAGATGCACTGCAAGGCTATTTTTTATGAACCATGGGGTGAGCAGAAGACCATGGGGCTGTTGGCTGGAGAGTTGGGTGTTACTCCTTTGGAACTACATCCTCTGGGTACGATTATGCCCCAGGAATTGGGCCAGAGAACGTACCTATCAATTATGCGAGATAATCTACAAAGTCTGGTTAAGGGCTTTTCTGGGGGTAAGTAG
- a CDS encoding cell wall-active antibiotics response protein, giving the protein MRRASEMALGLAVIGLGIVLLLSNFDLLSVGPGYVFNTYWPVLLMVWGFVAIIEVLMHRRQGIFFPLLVFAVGGLILGNKLQWWNVGFNRFWDLFWPVVIILIGWSFLRQGAGVMGRGRLAVWNTSEFAKEGWELSSDHFLAFMGGITIDLTKAKIPEGTTTLRLTAVMGGIDVIVPDGLDMACSGSAVLGGVDFLGEDTGGLYATRTMQKGESGPPRILFACNAVMGGISITKPK; this is encoded by the coding sequence ATGCGGCGTGCTAGTGAAATGGCCCTAGGTCTTGCGGTTATCGGGTTAGGCATAGTGCTACTACTTAGCAACTTTGATTTACTTTCTGTCGGACCGGGCTATGTTTTTAATACATATTGGCCTGTGCTTCTTATGGTGTGGGGCTTTGTGGCGATTATCGAAGTACTCATGCACCGAAGGCAGGGGATTTTCTTTCCGCTGCTTGTGTTTGCCGTAGGGGGGCTAATTTTAGGCAACAAGTTGCAGTGGTGGAATGTAGGCTTTAACCGTTTCTGGGATTTGTTCTGGCCTGTGGTGATTATTCTCATTGGATGGTCCTTTCTTCGGCAAGGTGCTGGGGTGATGGGTAGAGGAAGGCTTGCCGTCTGGAATACGTCAGAATTCGCCAAGGAAGGTTGGGAGCTAAGCAGTGATCATTTCCTAGCTTTTATGGGTGGTATAACTATTGATCTAACAAAAGCAAAGATTCCCGAGGGAACCACAACCCTTAGGTTAACTGCGGTGATGGGCGGTATTGATGTTATCGTCCCGGACGGTTTGGATATGGCTTGCAGTGGTAGTGCGGTGTTAGGTGGTGTGGATTTCCTAGGGGAAGATACCGGTGGCCTGTATGCAACCAGGACGATGCAAAAGGGGGAAAGCGGCCCGCCCCGTATACTTTTTGCATGTAATGCGGTTATGGGTGGTATCAGCATTACAAAACCAAAGTAA
- a CDS encoding metal ABC transporter permease produces the protein MSLFMEMFSYSFMQRALIAGLFVGISCPVIGVFLILRRMPFLGNTIGHVAFTGVAFGLLIGANPLGMALVAACLTGIGIERLGKMYATFAELSTALVLALALSLGIVFIGLGKGFGVNVMGYLFGSILTVSSVELWFIAGLALISLAFVLLFYLPLFAIAFHEESARVLGIRVDLLNLSLNVIVALVTAAALRIVGVFLVSALLILPAAAAIKVATSFRQALILSALFGLVSVFGGLVFSYVFNLAAGGAIGIVAGLVLIVALVFSANRKVGNS, from the coding sequence GTGAGTTTGTTCATGGAGATGTTTAGTTATTCATTTATGCAAAGGGCACTGATCGCTGGACTCTTTGTCGGTATTAGTTGTCCGGTGATTGGTGTGTTTCTCATCTTGCGCCGGATGCCCTTTTTGGGCAATACCATCGGTCATGTAGCCTTTACCGGTGTTGCCTTTGGACTACTCATTGGTGCTAACCCATTGGGAATGGCGCTGGTGGCAGCTTGCCTTACCGGTATCGGTATTGAGCGACTGGGTAAAATGTATGCGACCTTTGCGGAACTTAGCACTGCATTGGTCTTGGCCCTTGCCCTCTCCCTAGGCATTGTTTTTATCGGATTGGGTAAAGGATTCGGTGTTAATGTTATGGGTTACCTATTCGGGAGCATTCTCACCGTCTCTTCGGTTGAACTGTGGTTCATCGCAGGGTTGGCCTTGATTAGTCTCGCCTTTGTCCTCCTATTCTACCTGCCCTTGTTCGCCATAGCTTTCCATGAGGAGTCCGCTAGGGTCTTAGGGATTCGGGTGGATTTGCTTAATCTCTCCTTGAATGTTATTGTGGCCTTGGTTACTGCTGCGGCATTGCGCATAGTGGGAGTATTCCTAGTTTCTGCCCTCTTGATCTTACCTGCTGCGGCTGCAATCAAAGTAGCTACGAGCTTTCGCCAAGCACTCATCCTAAGTGCCCTCTTTGGTCTTGTTTCTGTGTTTGGTGGCTTGGTATTCTCCTATGTATTTAACTTGGCAGCCGGGGGGGCCATTGGTATTGTAGCGGGGCTGGTGCTGATCGTCGCCCTTGTGTTCTCCGCAAACCGGAAGGTAGGGAATAGCTGA
- a CDS encoding sodium:solute symporter family protein — MSQGLSAMIIIAYFALIFYVGYRASKKVSNAEEYMVGGRDIGFVNFMVLIIASMMSGMTLLAASGLGYLSGWPSMWEAVFVCLSIPVLMIMFGAKIHRVSSKYKYNTMQDYLAHRYDSPVAVRTISAIAGILMSFIYLVGQFRAISIVLGWLLGLNHFWSLLIATVIVTVYVFLGGLFAVAKIAMFQGVALFVGVLTLIPIVVNKAGGLAHINQNLALIDPSMVAVAYPQIHPTASHSFLTPLFLLSFFFLLSFGLATAPHALNNVLTAREGSYYEWGPVIGFVVYFVVFGLIKFGGFAARSMVVDGMIDAVHPDYALIASIEYALPSVAWSLFGVIVLAAVMSTTDRLLLTIATLFTWDVYKQYLHPKASDGTLKKVIRGAIVITAVLAFLLAVNPPELLAWLVWMGIGLMLSVYCVPLLAGLYWKRATRQGGLAGMLGGLAVALVAGYWHQFVAPLPVHFSIFGLLASAILLVVVSLATTPVNPEILAETETGFHF, encoded by the coding sequence ATGTCACAGGGGTTGTCGGCGATGATCATTATCGCCTATTTTGCTTTGATTTTCTATGTTGGCTACCGGGCATCGAAAAAAGTTTCCAATGCTGAGGAATACATGGTCGGGGGCAGAGATATCGGGTTTGTCAATTTCATGGTGTTAATCATCGCCTCGATGATGAGCGGAATGACTCTACTTGCTGCCAGTGGCCTTGGATACCTATCCGGTTGGCCAAGTATGTGGGAGGCAGTATTTGTCTGCTTAAGCATTCCGGTCCTAATGATCATGTTTGGCGCCAAGATTCATCGAGTTAGCAGTAAGTATAAATATAACACGATGCAGGATTATCTTGCCCATCGCTATGATTCACCCGTCGCGGTTAGAACCATTTCTGCAATAGCTGGTATACTAATGAGTTTCATTTACCTAGTAGGCCAGTTTCGTGCGATCAGTATTGTCCTTGGTTGGCTTTTGGGCTTGAATCATTTCTGGTCCCTGCTTATTGCCACGGTGATTGTCACCGTTTACGTGTTTTTAGGGGGCCTTTTCGCAGTTGCTAAAATTGCTATGTTTCAGGGGGTCGCTTTGTTTGTGGGCGTGTTAACCCTTATTCCCATTGTGGTAAACAAGGCGGGGGGCCTTGCGCATATCAACCAGAATCTGGCTTTGATTGATCCTAGTATGGTTGCCGTTGCCTATCCCCAGATTCATCCAACGGCTAGCCATTCTTTCTTGACGCCGTTATTTTTGCTCTCCTTTTTCTTTCTGCTCTCCTTTGGGTTGGCCACTGCTCCTCATGCCCTGAACAATGTCCTTACCGCCCGGGAAGGATCTTATTACGAATGGGGTCCGGTAATTGGCTTTGTCGTCTACTTTGTAGTGTTCGGCTTGATCAAGTTCGGTGGTTTTGCTGCCCGGTCCATGGTTGTTGATGGTATGATCGATGCAGTTCATCCGGATTATGCATTGATTGCATCTATTGAGTATGCGCTACCGTCGGTGGCGTGGTCCTTGTTTGGGGTCATTGTTCTGGCTGCGGTCATGTCCACAACTGACCGGTTACTTCTAACAATAGCCACTCTTTTCACTTGGGATGTATACAAGCAGTACCTTCATCCTAAAGCGTCAGATGGTACTCTCAAGAAGGTTATTCGAGGTGCGATCGTAATTACCGCAGTCCTTGCCTTTCTGCTTGCAGTTAACCCACCGGAGCTTCTGGCCTGGCTTGTCTGGATGGGTATTGGTTTGATGCTCTCGGTCTATTGTGTTCCATTGTTGGCCGGTCTATATTGGAAGCGAGCTACCAGGCAGGGCGGACTAGCTGGGATGCTCGGTGGCCTTGCAGTTGCTTTAGTGGCAGGCTATTGGCATCAGTTTGTGGCTCCCTTACCGGTGCATTTTAGCATATTCGGTCTTCTGGCTTCAGCCATCTTGTTAGTGGTAGTAAGCCTTGCTACTACCCCGGTTAATCCAGAGATTCTTGCCGAAACAGAGACTGGGTTTCACTTTTAA
- a CDS encoding metal ABC transporter ATP-binding protein, whose amino-acid sequence MGEALSMRGITHYYNGICSLEDISLKIDKGEYVGLVGPNGSGKTTLIKIALGLIKPVAGKVEVWSDAPEKTRRKYVGYLPQDAVNFNPLFPATVEEVIRSGLVGMDQSVGEDVLSVMEGLHLMDLRKRPIGHLSGGQKQRVLIARTLVRKPQFLLLDEPTAAVDFRVQEELMEMLCRLNEERGMTILMSGHDLNQLLKYTKRLICVNVRLIYDGSTQGLSPEELIATLFTGSCKP is encoded by the coding sequence ATGGGTGAGGCTTTGTCCATGAGGGGCATTACCCATTATTATAACGGTATTTGCTCCCTAGAAGATATTAGCCTAAAGATCGACAAGGGTGAATATGTGGGGCTAGTGGGGCCTAACGGGTCAGGGAAAACAACCTTGATCAAGATCGCCTTAGGACTGATTAAGCCAGTTGCCGGCAAGGTGGAGGTTTGGTCCGATGCTCCTGAAAAGACGCGAAGGAAATATGTAGGATACCTACCCCAGGATGCTGTCAACTTCAATCCCCTGTTTCCGGCAACGGTGGAAGAGGTGATCCGTAGCGGGTTGGTGGGAATGGATCAATCCGTAGGAGAAGATGTTCTGTCGGTGATGGAGGGGCTTCACTTGATGGATCTAAGGAAAAGACCCATTGGACACCTCTCAGGCGGACAAAAACAACGGGTGCTCATTGCCCGGACACTGGTTCGTAAACCCCAGTTTTTACTCCTAGACGAGCCCACTGCCGCGGTGGATTTCCGTGTGCAAGAGGAACTAATGGAGATGCTTTGCCGATTGAACGAGGAAAGAGGCATGACCATTCTAATGAGTGGCCATGACCTAAACCAGCTTCTTAAATACACGAAGCGTCTGATCTGTGTTAATGTACGGTTGATCTATGACGGTAGTACCCAGGGACTCTCCCCGGAGGAGCTCATAGCTACCCTGTTCACAGGTTCATGTAAACCCTAG